ACGCGCCTGATGCAGATTCTCAAGAACCTGCTCTCGAACGCGTTCAAGTTCACGCAGCACGGCTCGGTCGAGCTCTCGCTGCAGCGCGCGGTGCGCGAAGTCGACGGCGTGCTCGGGCAGTACGTCGCCTTCTCCGTGCGCGACACCGGGATCGGGATCCCGGGCGACAAGCACAACGTCATCTTCGAGGCGTTCCAGCAAGCCGACATGTCGACGGCCCGCAAGTACGGCGGCACCGGCCTGGGCCTGGCGATCTCGCGCGAGATCGCAGGGCTGCTCGGCGGCGACATGACGGTCGAGTCCGAGCCGGGCGCGGGATCGACGTTCACCTTCTACCACCCGCTCGAGCGCACCGGGCGCGCCGCGACTGCCGTCGACGGCGTCTACGTTCCGCCGCCGGTAAGGCCGGTCGTCCCCGACGACGTGCCGCTGCTCGACCCGGCCCGCACGATCCCGAGCGGTTCGGTCGAGGACGACCGCGCCGCGGTGCGGCCGCAAGACCGCGTCGTGCTCATCATCGAGGACGACGCCACCTTCGCGCGCATCCTCTTGGGGCTCGCGCGCGACCGTGGCTTCAAGGGACTGATGGCGAGCAACGGCGCCGACGGTCTTGCGCTGGCGCGGCAGTTCGTCCCCGACGCGATCACGCTCGACATCGGGCTCCCCGACGTCGACGGGTGGTCGCTGCTCGATCAGCTCAAGCGCGATCCGGCGACGCGGGCGATCCCGGTTCACGTGATCTCCGGCGAAGAGCAGTGGCAGAAGGCGCTCGACAGCGGCGCGTTCGCGCACCTGAAGAAGCCGGCCAGCGAGGACGCGCTCACGCAGGCGTTCGACAACCTGCTCGGGTTCGCCGACGCCGCCTCGCGCAACGTGCTCGTCGTCGAGGACGACGTCACGCAGCTCTCGGCGATGGCGAACCTGATCGAGTCGGGCGAGGTGACCGTCACCGCGGTCTCGACCGGCGCGCAAGCGCTCTCCGCGCTCGACGAAGCGCACTTCGACTGCGTGATCGTCGACCTCGGGCTGCCCGACATCGAAGGGCTGGCGCTGATCGAGAAGATCAAGCAGCATCCTTCGCACGTGCGCGTGCCGGTGATCGTCTACACCGGGCGCGAGCTGACCGAGCACGAAGAGAGCTCGCTGCGGCGGCTCTCCGAGTCGGTGATCGTCAAGGACGCGATGTCGCCCGAGCGGCTGATCGAGGAGACCTCGTACTTCCTCAACCAGGTCGAGGCGCGGCTCCCCGAGGTGAAGCGGCCGGTCCACGTCAACGGGAACGGCACGCTCGAGGGGCGCACGATCCTCATCACCGACGACGACACCCGCAACATCTACGCGCTGCGCAGCGCGCTCGAAGAGTTCAAGATGCTCGTCCTCACCGCCGAGTCGGGCGCGGAGGCGATCGGGCACCTGCGCACGCATCCTGAGATCGACGTCGTCCTGATGGACATCATGATGCCGGAGATGGACGGATACGAGACGATCCGCCGGATTCGCGCGCGCAACGAGTGGAAAGACCTTCCGATCATCGCGCTCACCGCGAAGGCGATGAAGGGCGACCGCGAGCAGTGTCTCGCGGCCGGCGCCTCCGAGTACATCTCGAAGCCGGTCGACATCGACCAGCTCGTCGCTTTGATCCGGGTGTGGCTGAACGTCGCCGCCTAACGTGATCGCGGAACGCATGGTTCCCGAGCCGCCTTCGGGCGGTGAGGGAACCCTCTCGCCGGGGGTCGCCGAGCTCGAGCTGCGGTTGCTGCTCGAGGCGGTGTACCGCGTCTCGGGCTTCGACTTCCGCGAGTATGCGCCGGCGACGGTGAAGCGGCGGGTCGCGGAGCGGGTGCGGGCCGAGGGGATGCGAACGATTTCCGGACTGATCGAGCGCGTGCTGCACGATCCGCCGGCGATGCTGCGCTTCGTCGACGCGCTCACCCACAACGCCAGCTCGCCGTTCCGCGAGCCGGCGTTCTTCACGGCGTTTCGCGAGCGCGTGCTGCCGCGGCTGCGGACCTTTCCGCACGTGCGCATCTGGGTGATCGGCGCCGGGGACGATGCGTACTCGCTGGGGATCCTGCTGCGCGAGGCGGAGCTCTATCACCGCGTGCGGATCTATGCGACCGACGCGGGGGAGGCGGCGACCGAGCGCGCCAAGGCCGGCGCGTTTCCGGTGGAGCTGCTCGACGAGTACGGGCAGCGGTACGCGGAGGCCGGCGGCGCGCGGCAGCTTTCCGACTACGTCGAGGTCGTCGGCGGGCAGGCGGTGTTCAAACCGGCGCTGCGCGAGCACATCGTCTTCGCGCAGCACAACCTCGCTTGCGATTCCTCCTTCAACGAGTTCCATCTCGTGGTGGCGCGGAACGTGATCACGCATTTCAACCGGACGCTCGCGTATCGTGCGCACCAGGTCATCTTCGAGTCGCTGATTCGGCTTGGGTATCTTGGGATGTCGGCGAAAGAGACGTTGCGGTATACGCCGCATCAGCGGGCGTACGAAGAGCTCGACGCTACCGAACGGTTTTATCGGCGGCTGCGGTAGCGCACCGGGACTTCGGCATCGGTCATCCGGGTATCGGTAGGGGTGCGACGTTGTTGCGGCGGGGACGCTCCCTGCGGCGCATCCATGCGCCTCCGGTCACTCGGGTTCGTCGTCGCTCCCGCCCTCCGGGCTCCGCTCCTCCTCAACGCCCCGCCACAACAACGTCGCACCCCTACCTCCAGGCACGACAACGGCGGGCGCTAGGGAATGAGGCCGCGGCGATACGCGGTAACCGCGGCTTGCGCGCGGTCGGAGGCCGAGAGCTTCGCCAAAATGTCGGCTACATGGCCTTTTACGGTGCCGAGACTTACATAAAGACGTTCGGCGATTTCGGCGTTGCCGATGCCGTCGGCGATCAGCTTGAGTATTTCCGTTTCGCGCGGTGTGAGGGGCGAGTGCTCAGGACGTTGCGCCGTGCCGCTGAGCTTGCGGAGGACGACGTGGGCGATGCGGGGGTCGAAGTAGGCGCCGCCGGCGGCGACTGCGCGGACGGCGTCGATCACGATGGACGGGTCGGACGATTTTACGCAGTAAGCGTCGGCGCCGGCGGCGAGGGCAGCTAGAACTTCATCGTCCATCTCTTGCATCGTCAGGATGACGACGTGCGGCGGTTCGGGCTTTGCTTTGATCTCGCGGGTCAGCGTGATTCCGTCTTTGCCGGGAAGACCAAGGTCGATCACCGCAACGTCGGGACGCCCGTGCGTAATCGCTCCTTCTCCAGCAATTCCGTCGGGCGCTTCGGCGACCACGTCGATTCCGGCGGCTTCCAGCGAAGTACGGAGGCCTGCGCGGACCAGCGCGTGGTCTTCGACCAGGACGACGCGAATCGCCCTGCGCCCGTCATCCTGAGCTTGTCGAAGGGCGCTCATGCCGACGCTTTCGGGAGCGAGAAGGTGAACACCGAGCCGCGCGGGTCGCGGGGCGCGTAGCGGACGGTGCCGCCGCTCTCTTCGGCGATGCGGCGCACGATGTACAATCCTAAGCCCGTCCCGCCGCCGGTGCGCGAAGCGCTGGAGAAACGTTGGAACAACGCGGCGCGCGAGCGCTCGTCGATGCCGTAGCCGTCGTCGGCGACGATCACGTCGGTCCGGGCGGGTGACGGGACGACGCGCAGCTCCACGGTTCCGCCGGTTGGGGTGTGCTGCAGCGCGTTCGCGACTAGGTTTGCCAGCGCGCGCTTGACGTCGGCGCGCGCGGCGCGCGCGGCGGCGGGCGCGTTCGCGGTGACGGTGAGCGTGATCCCGCGCGACTCGGCCATTGCGCTCAGCTCCGAGGCGATCTCGCGGGCGACGGCGGCGAGGTCGAACGGCTCGCGCTCTGGATGACGGTCGCCGGACTCGAAGCGCGCAACGAGCAGCAGCGTCTCGGCGAGGCGGACGAGGTCGTCGATCGAGACGAGGCTGTCGCGCAAGACCGTTTGATAGCGGTCCGGGAGCGGGCCGTAGGCGCCGGTTGCAGCTTGGCGGAGCGTCATCGAGAGCGCGGCGAGCGGCGTGCGCAGGTCGTGCGAGATCGCGTAGACCAGGTCGCGAATCACCTCTTGGCGCTCGCCGAGCGCTTCGTTTCGCTCCGCGAGCTGGCCGAAGAGACGTGCTTGGCCCAGCGCGTTGACCGCCAGCGTCGCGAAGCTGCGCGCGGTTTGCAGCGCGGCGTCGTCGGGCGCTTCGCCGTCGTAGGCGACGACGAGCACGCCGAAGTTCGCGCCGCGGTCGGCGAGCGGAAGCGCGAGCGCGCTGTGCGCGTTCAGGCGGTCGAGCACGAAGCGCGCGACCGGATCGGCGGCGCGCACGACGCTGACGGTGCCGTCGTCGGCCACGCGGTGGACCAGCGAGACGATCTCGGACGAAGGGCGCTCGTCGAGGACCTCGACTTCGCCGGCGCCGTTGCGGGCCGCGAGGACCTCCTGTCCGGTCCGCGCGGGGTACCAGTAGGCCGCTTCACCGTCGAGCGCACCCGGCGCTTCGCGCACGATCGCGCGCGTGACGACGTCGGGGGAGAGCGAGGCACGAATCCGTTCCGCCGTTGCGGAAAGCGTCGCTTCGCGGCGGGCGCGCGCTTCTTGCGCGGCGAGGCGGCCGACCCGCTCCGCGCGCTCTTGCACCGCGGTGCTCAGATAGCCGACGAGCACGATCGAGAGCGCGGACAGGATACGGTCGCCGATCCCGATCGCGTCCCAGCGATAGCCGGCCTGCGCGGCGTTGACGAACGCCGCGACGGCATCGGCGATCAGCGACGCGATGACGAGCGCGGCGGTGAGGCGGCGGCTTTGCGTCAGCGCGGCGAGCACGATCGGGACGTCGAGCAGGATCGCGACGACGAGCGTCTGCGGCGTCAGCGCGTCGGCGACGAAGACGAGGGCGAGCAGCGCGAAGGCGGCAATGGCGACGGCTCGCGAGCGCACGAAAACGGCTTCGGGGACCCGCGGTCCCGCCCTGCGAAGAGCCGGACTCGTGCGCGAATCAGGACGCTCCGGGGCGGCGGCGCTGCTCGTCGAGCTCGGCCTCACGCCGAAGCTCACGATCTACCTCGCCGGCGCGCCCGGCGCCGGGAAAACGCACCGTCTGCTCACCGACGCGCTGCGCGAAGCGAAGGCCGGACGGCGCGTCGCGATCGGGTGGATCGAGACAAAAGGGCGGCCGCAGCTCGACACGCTGGCGGCGGCGTTCCCGCGGATCGCGCCGCGCCGTTATGCCGTGGGCGGCACGGTCGTGGAAGACTTCGATCTGGACGCGGCGCTGGAGAGCGACTGCGAGACGATCGTGCTCGACGAGCTCGCCCACTCCAATCCGGACGGGGCGCCGCACGCGAAGCGCTGGCAGGACGCGCTCGCGCTGCGCGAAGCGGGGAAATCGGTCCTCGGCGCGCTGAACGTGATGCACCTCGACACGGTCGCTCCCGTCGCCGAGCGCATCATCGGCTATCCGGTGCGCGAGATCGTGCCGATGGCGTTCCTGCGCAAAGCCGACCGGGTGATCGCGCTCGACGTCGCGCCCTCGATTCTGGAATCGCGCTTGCGGACGGGGCGGATCGTGCGCGACGAGGACGTCGAGCGCGCCGCGGCCGGCGTCTTCCAGCCGAAGAACTTGAGCATGATGCGCGAGCTGCTGCTGCGCGTCGTGGACGACCTCACCGTGCCGGTCGTCGCGCCGAGCAAAGTCTCGATCGCGCTGGCGGTCGTCGTCGGGCACGGCGATCCCGAGCCGTTCCTGCGCCGCGCGGCGGCCTTCGCCGACGCGCTGGACCTCGCGCTCGAGGTGACTTCCGTCGAGGCGAGCGATGCGCAGCGCGTCACCGACGTCACGCTGCGCGTCGACGGCGGCGTCGTTCCGCTCCCGCAGAAGCTCGCGCGTGGCGACTTGCACGACGTGCGCGCTTCGCTGGTGATCGTGCCGCGCGGCGGGCTCGCCGACCGCATCCTGGCGCAGCCGCTCGACCGCGATCTGCTCGTCGCCGATCCGGCCAGCGCGGCCCTGCGCGCCGGCGAGTCGGGCCGGCATCCCTACGGCTTCGCGCTCGGTGACCGGCTGCGCATCGGGTACGGGAAGTTGACGATCTATCTCGGCTCGGTGGCGGGGAGCGGCAAGACCTACGCGATGCTTGACCGCGCGCACCAGCTCCTCGACGAAGGCGTCGACGTCGTCGCCGCGCTGGTCGAGACGCACGGCCGCGAAGAGACGGCGGCGCTGCTGGCCGGGATCGAGCAGATTCCGCGCTTGCCGAACGGCGAGATGGACCTGCAAGCGCTGCTCGCGCGGCACCCGAAGATCGCGCTGATCGACGAGCTCGCGCACACCAACGTGACCGCCGGCGGGCGCGCGAAGCGCTACGACGACGTGATCGCGGTGCTGCGCAGCGGGATCGACGTGATCACCACCCTGAACGTGCAGCACTTCGAAGGGGTCGGCGACGCGGTCGAGCGGCTCACCGGGACGCGCGTGCGCGAGACGCTCCCCGACAGCGTCTTGGAGTTCGCCGACGAGGTCGTCTTCGTCGACGTGACGCCCGACGTGCTCCGGCAGCGGCTGCGCGAAGGGAAGATCTACCCGCGCGAGCGCGTCGACGCGGCGCTGGCGAACTTCTTCCGCACCGAGAACCTCGCCGCGCTGCGCGAGCTCGCGGTGCGCGAGATGCTGCGCGCGCGCTCGGAGCGGCGGCGCGAGCGGCCGTTCGTGCGCATCGTCCTGGGCGTCGCGCCGCGCGAGCGCGACGTCGAGCTCATCGAGCGCGCGGGGCGGCTCGCGAAGCGGCTCGACGTCGATTTGCGCGTCATGGTGGTGACGCCGCAGTCCGACGATGCGACGCGCGCGGTCGTCGCGGTGCTGGCGCGCGCGGCGCACGCCGCGCACGCGAGCTTCGTCCACGAGGTTGCGCCGGACGCGCCGGCGCGCGTCGCCGAGCGGCTCGCGGAAGGCGACGTCGTCGCGGTCGAGTCGCCGCGCAACCGCCGCAGGCTGTTCGGCAAGCACTCCTTTGCGGTGCGGCTGTTGGCCGCGGGCGCGCGCGAGATGCTGGTTCTCGCTCCGCGCCGGGACTCCGATCAGAAGTAGTAGCTGAGCCCGAAGCCGACGCCGTGGTACTTTCCGGTTGCGGCGGTCGGCGAGACGCTCGCCGACGCGTCGACTTGCAGCCGCGGGCCGAAGTCGTGGTACACGCCGTAGATGTACTGCGTGCGGGTCGCCGTGCCGGGGCCGTTCGCCTGCGAGAACGTCGCGATCTCGGCGTACGCGCCGTTCGCGTTCGGCAGCGTGATCCCGAGGTTCAGCGAGGGGACGAACGAGTTCCAGCGCTGCGGGCCGTTGGTGAGCGACTGGGACTGCGCCGTCGCCGCCAGCGAGAAGACGGGCGAGAGCGTGTACCCCGCGTTGAGGGCGTAGATCGCGGTCGTTCCGTTCGCCGAGACGCCGTTCAAGCCGGTCGGCGCGGTGAAGAACGCCTGGCCGCCCCAGTTGAACTTCGGCGTGTAGCCGAACACGTACTTGAGGCCGGCGCCGACGTCGCTCGCGCCGGTCGTCGCCGGCGGTCCGCCGATGCTGGAGCGCACGATCTGCGGCGGCGCGATCTGCAGCTCGAGGGCGGGAACCTTCGTCCCGATCCGGATCAGCGTCTGCGGATAGGTCACCGTGTTTCCGATGCCCGGCGAGGTCGCGTTCAAATAGCCCAGCTCGACCTCGACGTGGTTCGGGCGCACCGTGCAGACGGAGTTCGTCACCGTCGGCCGCGTGACGATCGCGCTGATCGACGTGCACGGGTCGTTCGCGCCGAACGCCGGTCCGATCGGGTTCGGCGCAGATGACGGCGCGGGAGACGGCGACGGAGTCGTTTGCGCGAGCGCGCCCTTCGACAAGCTCAGGACGACAAAGGCGCTCAGCGCGACGACGCGGCTCACGGTGTGGGCGCGGCTCGTGGAGGCGACGGGGGTCACGGTTTCGTGGCGGCTCCTTGCGCGTCGAGGGCGCGGTTCAGTTGGAGAACGTTCACGCGCGGCTCGCCGAGCAGGCCGAACTGACGCGGCGTGACGTGCGCCGCGATCAACGCGCGCACTGCGGCCAGCGGCAGCGCGCGCGCCTTCGCGACGCGCGCCGCCTGATAGTATGCGCCTTCGGGAGAGATGTCGGGATCGATCCCGCTCGCGCTAGACGTGATCAGGTCCATCGGGATAGGTCCGGTCGCGTCGGGGTTCTCCTTCTTCAGCGCGGCGATCGTGCTCTTCGTGGCGTCGAGCAGCTTCTTGCTGGTCGGGCCGTAGTTCGTGCCGCCGGTCTGCGTCGGATCGTAGCCTTTGCCGGCCGCCGACGGACGGCCGTGGAAGTAACGCGGTTTCGTCCAGTTTTGCCCGACGAGCTCCGAACCGATCAGCGTGCCGTTCCGGTCGTAGACCAGCGAGCCTTCGGCCTGGTGGTGGAACAGGACCGTCCCGATTCCCCAGATGGCCAACGGATAGATCAGGCCGAGCGCGATCACCGAGACGATCGTGTAGAGCAGCGAGGTGGTGAGGTGCCGCAGCGTGCCTTCGCGCGCCTCGGTCGTGTCTTGCGTGGTGTTCGTTGCCATGTCAGTGCGTTCCGGTGAGGTGGAGGCCGACCAGGATCAAGTCGATCGCCTTGATCCCGATGAACGGGGCGATGATCCCGCCCAGCCCGTAGACGAACACGTTCTCGCGCAGCACGGCGTCCGCGCCGCGCGGGCGATAGGCGACGCCGCGCAAGGCGAGCGGGATCAGCGCGACGATGATCAGCGCGTTGAAGACGATCGCCGAGAGGATCGCGCTCTGCGGCGTCGCGAGCCGCATCACGTTCAGCGCGTCCATCGCGGGATACGCCGCCGCGAACATCGCCGGCAGGATCGCGAAGTACTTCGCGACGTCGTTGGCGATCGAGAACGTCGTGAGCGAGCCGCGCGTCATCAACAGCTGCTTGCCGATCTCGACGACCTCGATCAGCTTGGTGGGATCCGAGTCGAGGTCGACCATGTTGGCCGCCTCTTTGGCGGCCTGCGTCCCGCTGTTCATCGCCACGCCGACGTCGGCTTGCGCGAGCGCCGGCGCGTCGTTCGTGCCGTCGCCGGTCATCGCGACGAGCCGGCCTTCGCCCTGCTCGCGCCGGATGAGCGCCATCTTCGTCTCGGGCGTGGCCTCGGCGAGGAAGTCGTCGACGCCCGAGTCGCGGGCGATCGCGGCCGCGGTGAGCGGGTTGTCGCCGGTGATCATCACCGTGCGGATCCCCATCGCGCGGAGGCGGTCGAAGCGGACGCGCATGTTCGGCTTGAGGATGTCCTTGAGCGCGATGCATCCGAGCACGCGCCCGCGCTCCGCGAGCAGCAGCGGCGTCCCGCCGGCGCGGGCGATCTTCTCGACCTCGGCCGCCAGGACGTCAGTGCCGACCGCCGGTTTCGCGGTCGTCGTCGCGCCGCCGCCGCCCGCCGTAACGGCACCCGCGCCGTTGTTTTGCGCGACCCAGGCGCGGACTGCGTCGGGGGCGCCCTTGCGCAGCTGAGAGCCGTCGGCATAGTCGACGCCCGACATGCGTGTGTACGCGCTGAACGGCACGACCGTCGCATCGTGCGGGAGCGCGCCGGCCGCCGCGTCTTGCACGGCGAGCCCACCTTGCGACCCCGCGAGGAGAACGAGGGAACGTCCTTCGGGCGTCTCGTCGGCAAGCGAGGCGAAATACGCGGCGCGGTAGGCCTCGGCGTCGCTCACGCCGGGCGCCGGTATGATCTCGGTCGCCTGGCGGTTTCCGAGCGTGATCGTGCCCGTTTTGTCGAGCAGAAGCGTGTCGACGTCGCCGGCCGCTTCCACGGCGCGGCCGGACATCGCCAGCACATTGCGCTGCAGAACACGGTCCATCCCCGCGATGCCGATCGCGCTGAGCAGCCCGCCGATCGTCGTCGGAATCAGGCACACCAGGAGCGCGATCAGGACGACGACGCTCGGCACCGCGCCGGCGTAGATGGAGAACGGCGCCAGCGTCGCGACGGCGATGACGAAGATGATCGTCAGCCCCGCGAGCAAGATCGCGAGCGCGATCTCGTTCGGCGTCTTCTGGCGTTGCGCGCCTTCGACGAGCGAGATCATCCGGTCGAGGAACGTCTCGCCGGGATTCGCGCTGACGACGTAGACGATCCGGTCGGAGAGAACGCGCGTTCCGCCGGTCACCGACGAACGGTCACCGCCGGCTTCGCGGATCACCGGTGCGGACTCGCCGGTGATCGCCGACTCGTCGACCGTCGCCGCGCCTTCGACGATCTCGCCATCGGTCGCGATCAGATCGTTCGCCTCGGCCACGACGCGGTCGCCGCGGCGCAACTGCGTCGCCGGCACGTTCTCTTCTCGCGCGCCGCGGGAGCCGTCGGAAGAATCGACGAGGCGACGGGCGAGCGTCTCGGTCTTCGTTCGGCGCAGGTACTCCGCTTGCGCCTTGCCCCGCCCTTCGGCCATCGCTTCGGCGAAGTTGGCGAAGAGAACGGTGAACCACAGCCAGGCGGAGATCGCGAGGTCGAACGAAGCCTGCCCGTTCCGCACGTCCCGGAACGCGTAGAAGATCGTAACGACCGCCCCGATCTCGACGACGAACATCACCGGGTTGCGGATCTGCACCCGCGGGTCCAGCTTGACGAACGACGACCGGATCGCCGGCCAAACGATCCCCGGATCGAGCAATGAACGTGTGCGCGCCGCCATCTCAGTAGACCTTCCCTTGCAGGTTCAGGAGGTGCTCGACGATCGGGCCGAGCGCGTCGGCCGGGAAGAACGTGAGCGCGCCGAGGATAACGATCACGCCGATCAGCAGCACGACGAAGATCGGCGACGTCGTGCGGAACGTGCCGGCGGTCGTCGCCACCGCCTGTTTGCCGACCAGCGAGCCGGCCAGGGCGAGGACCGGAATCATGATCGCGATGCGGCCGAAGAGCATCACGACGCCGCCCGAGACGTTCCACCACGTGTTCGGCGAGAGTCCGGCGAACGCCGACCCGTTGTTGTTCACCATCGACGAGTACGCGTAGAGGATCTCGCTGAAGCCGTGCGGCCCGCCGTTGTTCAGCGTCGCGAGACCGGCGGGAAGCACCGCCGCGATCCCCGCCGGAACGAGCGCGAACACCGGAACGACGAGCGCGGCGAGGATCGCCAGCTGAACCTCGCGCCGTTCGATCTTCTTCCCGAGATACTCCGGCGTCCGGCCGACCATCAAGCCGGCGATGAACACCGTCAGAATCGCGTAGTAGATGATCCCGTAGAAGCCTGAGCCGACCCCGCCGAAGACGACTTCGCCGAGCTGCATGTCGAACATCGGCACGAGCCCGCCGAGTGCGGTGAACGAGTCGTGCATCGCGTTGACCGCCCCGCACGACGTGTCCGTCGTCATCGTCGCGAACAGCGCCGAGGCGGCGACCCCGAAGCGCGCTTCCTTGCCTTCCAAATTCGGGCCCGCGACGCCGAGCGCGTGGACCGCCGGGTTACCGGCCGCTTCGGCCCAGTACGCGACGGCGAACCCGACGATGAACAGCGTGCTCATCGCGCCGAACAGCGCCCAGCCTTGCCGCTGGTCTCTCACGTACCGCCCGAAGGTGTACGTCAGCGCGCCGCCGATGAGGAAGATGCAGACGAGCTCCAGCAGGTTGGTGAAGCCGTTCGGGTTTTCCCAGGGCGCCGCCGAGTTCGCGTTCACGAAGCCGCCGCCGTTGGTGCCGAGCTCTTTGATGATCTCTTGCGAGGCCATCGGCCCTTGCGGCAGCGATTGCTTCGCGCCTTCGAGCGTCGTCGCGGTCGGGTACGCGTTAAAGTTCTGCGGGACGCCTTGCGAGAGCAGGATCAACGCGCCGGCGAACGAGATCGGCAGCAGCACGTACAGCGACGCGCGGGTCAGGTCGACCCAGAAGTTTCCGATCGTGCGCATCTGCCGGCGCGCGAGCGCGCGGATCAGCGCGACGCAGATCGCGATCCCGGCCGCCGCCGAGACGAAATTGTGCCACGCCAAGCCGGCCATTTGCGAGAGGTAGCTCATGGTCGACTCGCCGCTGTAGAACTGCCAGTTCGTGTTCGTCATGAACGAGATGGCGGTGTTCCAGGCCAGGTCGGGCGCGAGGTTTCCGAAGCCCTGCGGGTTCAGCGGCAAGAACGCTTGCAGCCGCAAGAGCGCATACAAATACAGGAAGCTGATCAGCGAAAACGCGAGCACGGCGAAGGCGTAGCCCTTCCAGCCCATCTCGCGCGACGCGTCGATGCGGGTGAGGCGGTAGATGACGCGTTCGAGCGGTTCCAGCACCGGCGTGAGGAACACGCGCTCGCCTTCGAAGACGCGCGCCATATAGCTGCCGACCGGCTTTACCAAGAGGCAAACGATCGCGAAGATGACGGCGGCTTGCAACCACCCGGTCAAACTCATCGTGCGCCTCCCTCAGAAGCGTTCGGGACGCAGCATCGCGTACGTCAAGTACACGAGCGCGAGGACGGCCAGGCCTAGGCCGACGATCAAGTCGAGCGTCATATCTTCTCGCAGCCGATCACGTAGCGGTCGAGCAGCCAGAACGAAGCTGCCGTCAGCGCCAGGAGTCCCAGCTCCAAGAGCACGTTCATCGAGAGCATCGCATCCATCATAGGCTGCCTCCGCACCGGCCGGTACCGGCCGTTCGGCCGAACCGTTCGGCCGGTCGGCGACCCCGGATACAGGCAAAGTTTCGGCCGATGGGCGGTTCTACGGCCAAGGCCCGCTCGGCTACGATCGGTGGACATGAACGGCTGGCTCGAAGCTGCGGCGCTGGTGATCGTGCTCACCGCGGTCACTCCGCTGCTGGGCCGTTACCTGACCGCCGTCTTCGAGGGGCCACCGACCGGTGTTCGGCGGGTCTTCGGCGGCGTGGAAAACGCTATCTATCGCCTATGCCGGATCGATCCGCGGCACGAGATGCGATGGACGACGTACTTTTGGGCGATCGTCGCGTTTACCGCGGTTTCGAGCGCGGCGCTGTTCGCGCTGCTGTTGCTGCAGGCGGTGCTGCCCTTCAATCCTCAGCGGTTCGCGAACCTTTCGCCGCTGCTCGCGTTCAACGTCGCAATCAGCTTCGCGACGACGACCAACTGGCAGGCGTACAGCGGTGAGTCCGCGCTCGGATATCTCGCGCAGATGGCGGGGCTCGCGTGGCAGAACTTCGTCGCCGCCGCGGCCGGGCTCGCGGTCGCGATCGCGGTGATCCGCGGCTTCACCCGCTCTCGCGGCGCGACGCTCGGAAATTTCTGGGTCGATCTCACGCGCTCGCT
The nucleotide sequence above comes from Candidatus Eremiobacterota bacterium. Encoded proteins:
- a CDS encoding response regulator; the encoded protein is TRLMQILKNLLSNAFKFTQHGSVELSLQRAVREVDGVLGQYVAFSVRDTGIGIPGDKHNVIFEAFQQADMSTARKYGGTGLGLAISREIAGLLGGDMTVESEPGAGSTFTFYHPLERTGRAATAVDGVYVPPPVRPVVPDDVPLLDPARTIPSGSVEDDRAAVRPQDRVVLIIEDDATFARILLGLARDRGFKGLMASNGADGLALARQFVPDAITLDIGLPDVDGWSLLDQLKRDPATRAIPVHVISGEEQWQKALDSGAFAHLKKPASEDALTQAFDNLLGFADAASRNVLVVEDDVTQLSAMANLIESGEVTVTAVSTGAQALSALDEAHFDCVIVDLGLPDIEGLALIEKIKQHPSHVRVPVIVYTGRELTEHEESSLRRLSESVIVKDAMSPERLIEETSYFLNQVEARLPEVKRPVHVNGNGTLEGRTILITDDDTRNIYALRSALEEFKMLVLTAESGAEAIGHLRTHPEIDVVLMDIMMPEMDGYETIRRIRARNEWKDLPIIALTAKAMKGDREQCLAAGASEYISKPVDIDQLVALIRVWLNVAA
- a CDS encoding protein-glutamate O-methyltransferase CheR; protein product: MIAERMVPEPPSGGEGTLSPGVAELELRLLLEAVYRVSGFDFREYAPATVKRRVAERVRAEGMRTISGLIERVLHDPPAMLRFVDALTHNASSPFREPAFFTAFRERVLPRLRTFPHVRIWVIGAGDDAYSLGILLREAELYHRVRIYATDAGEAATERAKAGAFPVELLDEYGQRYAEAGGARQLSDYVEVVGGQAVFKPALREHIVFAQHNLACDSSFNEFHLVVARNVITHFNRTLAYRAHQVIFESLIRLGYLGMSAKETLRYTPHQRAYEELDATERFYRRLR
- a CDS encoding HAMP domain-containing histidine kinase produces the protein MRSRAVAIAAFALLALVFVADALTPQTLVVAILLDVPIVLAALTQSRRLTAALVIASLIADAVAAFVNAAQAGYRWDAIGIGDRILSALSIVLVGYLSTAVQERAERVGRLAAQEARARREATLSATAERIRASLSPDVVTRAIVREAPGALDGEAAYWYPARTGQEVLAARNGAGEVEVLDERPSSEIVSLVHRVADDGTVSVVRAADPVARFVLDRLNAHSALALPLADRGANFGVLVVAYDGEAPDDAALQTARSFATLAVNALGQARLFGQLAERNEALGERQEVIRDLVYAISHDLRTPLAALSMTLRQAATGAYGPLPDRYQTVLRDSLVSIDDLVRLAETLLLVARFESGDRHPEREPFDLAAVAREIASELSAMAESRGITLTVTANAPAAARAARADVKRALANLVANALQHTPTGGTVELRVVPSPARTDVIVADDGYGIDERSRAALFQRFSSASRTGGGTGLGLYIVRRIAEESGGTVRYAPRDPRGSVFTFSLPKASA
- the kdpC gene encoding potassium-transporting ATPase subunit KdpC — encoded protein: MATNTTQDTTEAREGTLRHLTTSLLYTIVSVIALGLIYPLAIWGIGTVLFHHQAEGSLVYDRNGTLIGSELVGQNWTKPRYFHGRPSAAGKGYDPTQTGGTNYGPTSKKLLDATKSTIAALKKENPDATGPIPMDLITSSASGIDPDISPEGAYYQAARVAKARALPLAAVRALIAAHVTPRQFGLLGEPRVNVLQLNRALDAQGAATKP
- a CDS encoding response regulator transcription factor — translated: MSALRQAQDDGRRAIRVVLVEDHALVRAGLRTSLEAAGIDVVAEAPDGIAGEGAITHGRPDVAVIDLGLPGKDGITLTREIKAKPEPPHVVILTMQEMDDEVLAALAAGADAYCVKSSDPSIVIDAVRAVAAGGAYFDPRIAHVVLRKLSGTAQRPEHSPLTPRETEILKLIADGIGNAEIAERLYVSLGTVKGHVADILAKLSASDRAQAAVTAYRRGLIP